The stretch of DNA CGTGAGCGCGGGGTCGCGTAGACCCCAGTAGGCGTGAGCAAGGTTAAGGTGAGCAATCGAATTCTGGGGGTCGAGCGCGACCGCCTTCTTAAACGCTTTCACGGAGACTTCAGTCCCGCCCGTTGTTTCTTTGAGGATCCCCAGGTTATTCCAGAGAATGGCCACGTGACGCTTCGTAGCGGATTCCGTCAGGATTGAGGAGGGGAGTTCCTCGAGTTTGGTCTCTGCCAGGGCGACATTGTGCTTTTCCAGTTCGTCATGAATGGCTCCGAGCAACTCGGAATGTCTCCGAACTGGAATGCTGACGGGGTCGATAGTCCTTGACCGTTTCACCTCTGGAGCAGAGCGTTCCTGCGACGGTCCCACAGGAGCGGTCGACGCCGGGCTGACCTCCTCAACGATGACCTGCGGGGGGGGAGTCGGTGTCTCGTGGAAATAGTGTGGCTTCAGCCAGGTTTGATAGAAAATAAAGATGCCGATCAATACAGCCAACGGTCCAAGAATATGTTTGATATTGCGTCGATACATAGGTGTCCTTCCATGAATCCTCGGCAAGTTGACTCTAACACCGGGTCATGAGGGGGCAAAGGAAAGTCGCAAAAGCATCCGGACGCCGGTCCGACTGAGTCCCGAGTCAGTGGGGGCCTCTCGTTGAGCCGTCTTGATGCCTGTGGTACGATCCCGCTCCAGAATGCCACCGTCGGATTCTTCTGACCCACACGATCCGTTCCAAGCGTTTCTGTATCGTGTAACCAGACCGATAGAATTTGCTTGTCGGGATGCCTATGCCCATCTCTCGACGGTCAGGAATCTTGACCGGTTCGTGTCGGAGCAGGTGATCGGCACGCTCGGGGAGCGAGTGTATCCTCGAGCGCTTGAAACCGAACTGCTCTCGCTCCGCAATCTGTTTATCGATTTCCATGCCGGGCTCACGCCTGCTGAACAGCAAGAGCGGCTCACAAAAGCACTGCTCTTGCTCAGTCGCCTACAGCGAGAGGCACGAGCGACGAGTCAGCCAGAGAGTGTTCAGATGGAGAGCCGCCCGACGCCTCCCTTCGTTCAATCCGGTCCTGCGCGACCCCTGTGGGATCTGCCGATTCAGTATGCCAAGGGGGTTGGCCCCAAGCGAACGCTCCTGCTGGAACGTTTGGGCGTGCACACCGTCGAAGAGGCTCTGTGGGCGCTACCCTGGCGGTACGACGATCGATCCGTCATCACGCCGATGGCCGAACTTGTCCCAGGAGGCATCCGGAGCGTCTGCGGGGTGATTACTCAGGCGGAGTTGACACGTGCACGGTTCCGCCGGTTGTCGATTCTCGATGTGGCGGTCCGGGACGCAACAGGGACCGTGCATGCGGTGTTCTTTAATCAACCGTACTTGGAAGATGTGTTGAAAGAAGGCGTGCGGGTCATGATGGCCGGGCGAGTGGTCGCCGGCCGCCGCGGATGGACAGATCTGCGGTTGGAAGCGACCCAATTCGAAGTGCTGAGTGGCACCGAGGATGAGCTGGTTCATATCGGGCGCATCGTTCCGATCTATCACGAGACGAAGGGGTGGACGTCGCGCCAGATGCGGGTCTTGATGCTGGGGTTACTTGCGGAGTACGGGGCTGAGATGGAGGAAGTATTGCCCCTGTCTGTGCGGGCGCGTCACCGGCTGCCGCCAATCGGCGAGGCGATTCAGCAGGTGCATTTTCCCCTGCCGAACACAGACCTCTCCGCGCTCGACCGGGGCGCGACACCAGCCCATCGCCGATTGGTCTTTGAAGAGCTGTTCGTACTACAGATGGCTCTGCTGCTTCGTCAACGGGAGACAAAGGAAGAGCAGAAATTATGTCGGTTCAATCCGCATGTCCCACAGTTGTCGCAGTTGTCGAAGATCCTTCCCTTTATGCTGACTCCTGCGCAGGAGCGCGTATTCCGCGAGATTCAAGCTGATATGGTCAGCTCGCGGCCGATGAATCGTTTGGTGCAAGGTGATGTCGGGTCTGGGAAGACTGTCGTGGCGCTGCATGCCCTAGTGATGGCGTGTGGATCGGGCTACCAAACCGCGCTGATGGTCCCTACCGAAATTCTGGCCGAGCAGCATTACCGGAATCTCGCCCCCTTGTTAGAGGCCGTGGGGTTCAAGGCGGTGCTGTTGACTAGTGGCGGCAAGGCAAAGGAGCGAAACGAGACGCTACAGCAGTTGGCGTCAGGCACCGCGCAGGTTGCGATCGGGACTCATGCATTGATTCAGAAAAAGGTCCAGTTTGCCCAGCTTGGATTGGTGATTGTCGATGAGCAGCATAAGTTTGGCGTCCTGCAGCGAAAGACACTGTTGGAGAAAGGGTATCGGCCGGATGTGCTCGTGATGACCGCGACGCCGATTCCGCGAACCTTGGCCATGACGGTCTATGGAGATTTGGATGTATCGGTGATCGATATGTTGCCGCCGGGCCGCAAACCGGTGCGGACCCTGCTCTACACCGAGGGACAACGACACAAGACCTGGCAATTGATGGGAGATGAGTTGAAGGCCGGACGTCAGGTATATATCGTCTATCCGCTGGTCGAGGAGTCTGAGAAGGTCGATCTCAAGGCAGCCATCCAGGGCGCGGATCACCTGCAGCGAGAGGTCTTTCCCCAGGCGCGGGTGGGGGTGCTGCATGGCCGGCTTTCGTCGGCGGAAAAAGAGTCCACCATGGCGGCGTTCAAGGCCGGCACGATTCAGGTCCTCGTGGCCACCACGGTGATTGAGGTCGGCGTGGATGTGCCGAATGCGACCGTCATGGTGATCGAGCATGCCGAGCGATTCGGGTTGGCCCAGTTGCATCAATTGCGAGGACGAGTCGGTCGTGGCGCGCATCAATCCCTTTGCTTGTTGATGGCCACATATCTTGCGCGAGGGTCGCGGACGCGGGTCGGTCGTGATGGTGGCCCTGAGCCGAATGGCTCTAATGCTCAGCAGCGGCTGGCGGCGCTGGTGAACTCGAACGACGGATTTGTCATCGCTGAAGAAGACCTCCGCATCAGAGGCCCCGGTGAATTTCTGGGACTGCGCCAGTGGGGGATGCCGGAGTTTCGGGCTGCGAATCTGGTGCGCGATGCACCCTTGCTGGAACAGGCCAGGCAGGAAGCCATCACATTGTTGGAGCAGGATCCAGGCCTGACATGGGCACAACACCAGTCGTTCAAGGCCGCCGTGCTTCGACGTTGGCGAGGTAAGTTGGCGTTGGGAGATGTGAGTTAGGTGTGGAGCCTGCGCCGGCTAGGCATGAGGTAAAGGGGTAATCAATGGGAATGTTGCAGCGGTTGAGTCACGATTTGCGGGCGGGCTGGGTGACATTGCGGCACGGCACGGCCAAAGCTGCTACGCGCGCCTTGGAAGAGGGCGAACTGCTGCGCTATCGCCTGGAATTGCGAAAGGTGGATCAGCAGCTGGATGATTTGCACGGTGACATCGGGGAGCGCACGATTGCGTTGCACGATCGGGGTGAATCGGCAGACCGCATTCTGTCCGATTCCGAGATTGTCCGCATGTTGCAACAGGTGCGGACGTTGCAGGATGAACGAACTAAGTTGCTGCTGGAAATGAATGACATCACCGTCGAAGGGCAATGAGGCGCAGTCGATGACTCGCAAGACGACTCCATCTCCACCTCCACGAATTTTCGCCGGAATTGATATTGGGACGCTCACCTGTCGGTTGCTCATTGCAGAACTGACTTCGACCGGAGAGTTGCGAGAGCTCCGATCCGATCGGCGTATCCTTCGGCTCGGTGAAGGAGTAGATCGAGACCGCGTGTTGCGTCCTGCTGCTATGCAGCGGGTGGTGGCGACACTGAAGGAATGGCACCAAGTGATCGATGGTTATCATGTTCAAGCCGTAACAGCCGTAGCGACGAGTGCGGTGCGCGACGCTGTGAATCGTGAAGAGTTCCTGGACCTGGTGCGGCGAGAGGCCGGGTTTCAGGTGGAGATTATTTCCGGCGAGGAGGAAGCCCGTCGAACCATGCTTGGTATCCGTTCGGGCCTGCCGCCTGGTGTGACCGATCTGCTGGCGCTGGATATCGGGGGAGGGAGCACGGAGTTCATTTTGGATAGGTCGGGGCAGCCACCTGTTGTGCGATCAATCAATATCGGTGTGGTGCGTTTGAGCGAACGGATGTTACGCAGCGATCCGCCGACTACGGGAGAGGTGTCCGACGCGCGAGACTGGGTACGACGAGAAACCAGCGCCGCCATAGCCGAGATGCCACGATCGCCGGGGCTCACATTCATCGGCACCGCGGGGACGATCACCGCCCTGGCCGCTATGGCTCAGCAGTTGCCTGTTTATGAACCGGCAAGGATTCACAATTACACGTTAACGCGGGATACGGTGAGAGAGTTGGAGCAACAGTTACTTGGCCGCACCAAGTCTCAACGGGAAGGCTTGCCAGGGCTTGAACGCGGCCGGGAAGACGTCATTGCTGCCGGCGCGGTGATACTAGGTACGGTGATGGAGACATTGGCAATGTCGAACGTGCTCGTGAGCGATCTGGGCTTGCGGGAGGGGGTGCTGATACATCTTGCCGGTGGCCGGTAGATCCTGAATCGTAACGCAGGTATTCCGCCTCATTCTTGGAGCGATTGCAGGTCAGTGGCAATCTTGGTGTTCGGTCGGTTGACGGCACAGCGAAGCACGATGTTCTCTGGCGTCGGGTCGCGATCACACCTGAACAACCTATCGCACTGAAGAGCAAGGCGTCGCCCGAAGCTTATCGCTGCGAATACCAGCGGAGGCCGCTCTTTTGTTCGGTGAAGGTCGGTTGGGGGATCCCGCCTGGCTTTTCGAGCAGCAGTACCTTGAAGTCGATTAGGCCGAACCAGGCCGGGTCGGCGATATCGTGGTAATGACACCCCTGGAGTTTGGGCAGGATGTCGCCCAGAGTTTTGGTGAGCTCACTTTCCGTGTAAGCCCGCACAGAAAAGTGTTGGCCCAGCCCCTGACAAAACCGCTGGATGGTATAGGCCGCGCCGGTACAGAGGACTTTCGTGTCGGGCTTAAGCTGTAGAAATTGCGGGAGCGACAGATAGCGCTCCTGAAAGCCAAGCCAACGTACCGCTTGTCGCAGGTGGCTATACTGCACCTCGTATTCCGTGTGGTGCGGAAGTTTGACGGCGGCAGGCCACCCTTCTTCCACGCCAAACTCCGTAAGAAACGCCCGACCACCCGGCTTGAGCACCCGCCAGACTTCAGCCACGAACCGCATCGGTCCCAGATTGAAGATCACTTCTTCCGGTAATTCGCTCTCCAGCGGCAACCGCAGCCGCCTGATCCAATCTAACGCTTCTTGATGTTGTGCCGTCTCGCCTTTGCCCTCCGTGAGCTCCTTGCGGCTGAGCTTCACCGGCGTCATGTCGGCCATATTTTCATTGTCGATGATGAGGTCGACCGAGTTGTCTCGAAAGGGCAGGCACTCACCGTTGGCATGGGTGCCGATGCCGGTCCAGCCGCCTGTTTTCGCGCGTTTGGTCTGGAGTTGCAAGAATGGGCGGGTGACGTCCAGCGAAATGTAGTGGATCCCTTGTTTCTCGAACGGCAGCAATTCCTGTCCTAATTCGCGGGCGACATAACCAAGCCCTCCGCCGATCTCGACAATGACTTTGGGCTTGGGTTTGAACCAGCCAAGCCGGCGGAGTTGGCGCATGAGCAGGCGGCCATAAGTCGTGCCGCCCAGGGCCTCGCATGGTTCACGGAAGAGGTGGGAGACGGTAGTCTCGATCAGATCGAAGTGTCCATCCTCCAGGTCGCTTTCCTTCAGCTCGTGAACGTGGAAGTCCTCAAGATGCTCCTCGCCTTCAAATTC from Nitrospira sp. encodes:
- the recG gene encoding ATP-dependent DNA helicase RecG, producing the protein MPPSDSSDPHDPFQAFLYRVTRPIEFACRDAYAHLSTVRNLDRFVSEQVIGTLGERVYPRALETELLSLRNLFIDFHAGLTPAEQQERLTKALLLLSRLQREARATSQPESVQMESRPTPPFVQSGPARPLWDLPIQYAKGVGPKRTLLLERLGVHTVEEALWALPWRYDDRSVITPMAELVPGGIRSVCGVITQAELTRARFRRLSILDVAVRDATGTVHAVFFNQPYLEDVLKEGVRVMMAGRVVAGRRGWTDLRLEATQFEVLSGTEDELVHIGRIVPIYHETKGWTSRQMRVLMLGLLAEYGAEMEEVLPLSVRARHRLPPIGEAIQQVHFPLPNTDLSALDRGATPAHRRLVFEELFVLQMALLLRQRETKEEQKLCRFNPHVPQLSQLSKILPFMLTPAQERVFREIQADMVSSRPMNRLVQGDVGSGKTVVALHALVMACGSGYQTALMVPTEILAEQHYRNLAPLLEAVGFKAVLLTSGGKAKERNETLQQLASGTAQVAIGTHALIQKKVQFAQLGLVIVDEQHKFGVLQRKTLLEKGYRPDVLVMTATPIPRTLAMTVYGDLDVSVIDMLPPGRKPVRTLLYTEGQRHKTWQLMGDELKAGRQVYIVYPLVEESEKVDLKAAIQGADHLQREVFPQARVGVLHGRLSSAEKESTMAAFKAGTIQVLVATTVIEVGVDVPNATVMVIEHAERFGLAQLHQLRGRVGRGAHQSLCLLMATYLARGSRTRVGRDGGPEPNGSNAQQRLAALVNSNDGFVIAEEDLRIRGPGEFLGLRQWGMPEFRAANLVRDAPLLEQARQEAITLLEQDPGLTWAQHQSFKAAVLRRWRGKLALGDVS
- a CDS encoding Ppx/GppA phosphatase family protein encodes the protein MTRKTTPSPPPRIFAGIDIGTLTCRLLIAELTSTGELRELRSDRRILRLGEGVDRDRVLRPAAMQRVVATLKEWHQVIDGYHVQAVTAVATSAVRDAVNREEFLDLVRREAGFQVEIISGEEEARRTMLGIRSGLPPGVTDLLALDIGGGSTEFILDRSGQPPVVRSINIGVVRLSERMLRSDPPTTGEVSDARDWVRRETSAAIAEMPRSPGLTFIGTAGTITALAAMAQQLPVYEPARIHNYTLTRDTVRELEQQLLGRTKSQREGLPGLERGREDVIAAGAVILGTVMETLAMSNVLVSDLGLREGVLIHLAGGR